One genomic window of Aricia agestis chromosome 7, ilAriAges1.1, whole genome shotgun sequence includes the following:
- the LOC121728968 gene encoding CRAL-TRIO domain-containing protein C3H8.02 — MAEEQNLRDLKERMKLISDADPAQYHNDFSLRRYLKAFKTVDSAFQAILKTNKWRVEYGVAVLHENKELIEKYSNKARVLRHRDLVGRPIVYIPAKNHSTTDRNIDDLTKFIVYCLEEASKKCFEEVVDNLCIVFDLNNFTLSCMDYQVLKNLIWLLSRHYPERLGVCLIINAPVFFSGCWAVIKGWLDENTSGKVTFVNSEMDLCQYLIPDMLPTDM; from the exons ATGGCTGAGGAACAAAATCTACGCGATCTAAAAGAGAGAATGAAATTAATATCTGATGCGGATCCAGCTCAATACCACAATGACTTTTCCCTTAGAAGGTATTTGAAAGCGTTCAAAACAGTTGACAGTGCCTTCCAG GCTATTTTGAAAACAAACAAATGGCGAGTGGAGTATGGTGTAGCAGTGCTTCATGAAAATAAAgagttaattgaaaaatattcgAATAAAGCAAGAGTACTCCGGCACAGAGATTTAGTTGGAAGACCAATTGTCTACATACCGGCCAAGAATCACAGCACTACTGATAGAAACATAGATGATCTGACTAAATTCATTGTATACTGTTTG GAAGAGGCGAGTAAGAAATGTTTTGAAGAAGTTGTAGACAACCTGTGCATAGTATTTGATTTGAACAATTTCACTCTTTCCTGCATGGACTACCAGGTGTTGAAGAATTTGATATGGCTGCTGAGTCGACATTATCCAGAGAGGCTTGGAGTATGTCTTATCATTAATGCGCCTGTTTTTTTCTCTGGCTGTTGGGCTGTAATCAAAGGATG GCTCGACGAGAACACATCTGGGAAAGTGACATTTGTTAATTCAGAAATGGATTTATGTCAGTACTTAATTCCTGACATGCTACCTACAGacatgtaa
- the LOC121728792 gene encoding tyrosine-protein kinase Btk29A isoform X1, which yields MASADEDEVIREAFMVKRSQNKKIFTPVNYKERWVVLTKKALIYYETDGNKRKERGRIPTNAIHTVEQAQGELTKQVADIDNDKSRAYRYPFQVGYTEQNTDYTLYLSAREQSERLTWINDIRTVCISNPRRARYHPGVWSRRWACCDAERRAAPGCALAAVWPLPEPDLELILREQAPNNNVLAVVTMPGGGAPPGTPSAKLKEKPRIKVVVALYPFKAIEAGDLSLEKGAEYEVIDDSQEHWWKVKDEHGSVGYIPSNYVKEKETIGLQKYEWYVGEMSRQRAESLLKQEDKEGCFVVRNSSTKGMYTLSLFTKVNHPQTKHYHIKQNARGEFYLSDKHCCASIPELINYHKHNSGGLCSRLKATPCDRPAPPTAGLSHDKWEIDPGELVLLEELGAGQFGVVRRGRLRGRIDTAVKMMKEGTMSEDDFIDEAKVMMNLKHDNLVQLYGVCSKHRPIYIVTEYMRHGSLFNYLRRTAPDQLGPAVLLDMCIQVCRGMAYLEKHNYIHRDLAARNCLVGDALVVKVADFGLARYVLDDQYTSSGGTKFPIKWAPPEVLNYTRFSSKSDVWAFGVLMWEVFTCGKVPYGRMKNSEVVEMVQRGQVLEKPKGCLNEIYNVMKACWRHLPEERPAFRALREELSAVAAAVLAD from the exons AAGAGAAAAGAACGCGGAAGGATACCCACGAACGCCATACATACTGTGGAGCAGGCTCAAGGGGAATTGACGAAACAGGTAGCTGACATCGACAACGACAAGAGCCGCGCCTACAGGTACCCCTTCCAG GTGGGGTACACGGAACAGAACACAGACTACACATTGTACCTCTCGGCCCGGGAGCAGAGCGAAAGACTGACCTGGATAAACGACATCCGGACCG TGTGCATATCGAACCCTCGCCGCGCACGCTACCACCCGGGTGTGTGGTCGCGCCGCTGGGCGTGCTGCGACGCCGAGCGCCGCGCGGCGCCGGGCTGCGCGCTCGCTGCCGTCTGGCCGCTACCCGAGCCCGACCTCGAGCTTATACTGCGGGAGCAAGCTCCCAACAACAACGTCTTGG CAGTAGTCACCATGCCAGGGGGAGGTGCGCCCCCCGGCACGCCTTCAGCTAAGCTAAAG GAGAAACCAAGGATAAAAGTTGTGGTCGCGCTCTACCCGTTCAAAGCGATCGAGGCTGGCGACTTGTCACTAGAGAAG ggtGCGGAATATGAAGTAATAGATGATTCTCAGGAGCATTGGTGGAAAGTCAAAGATGAACACGG gTCAGTGGGCTACATTCCAAGTAATTATGTGAAGGAGAAGGAAACTATAGGATTGCAGAAATATGA ATGGTACGTGGGTGAGATGTCGCGGCAGCGCGCCGAGTCGCTTCTCAAGCAGGAGGACAAGGAGGGCTGCTTCGTCGTACGCAACTCCTCCACCAAGGGCATGTACACGCTGTCCTTGTTCACTAAAGT GAATCATCCTCAAACGAAGCACTATCACATAAAGCAAAACGCGCGCGGCGAGTTCTACCTGTCGGACAAGCACTGCTGCGCGAGCATCCCCGAGCTCATCAACTACCACAAACACAACAGCGGCGGGCTGTGCTCGCGGCTCAAGGCCACGCCCTGCgaccgccccgccccgcccaccGCCGGACTCTCACACG ACAAATGGGAGATCGACCCGGGCGAGTTGGTCCTGCTGGAGGAGCTCGGCGCGGGCCAGTTCGGCGTGGTGCGGCGCGGGCGGCTGCGCGGTCGCATCGACACCGCCGTCAAGATGATGAAGGAGGGCACCATGTCAGAGGACGACTTCATAGACGAGGCCAAAGTCATGAT GAACCTAAAGCACGATAATCTAGTGCAACTGTACGGAGTGTGCTCCAAACACCGGCCGATCTACATAGTGACAGAGTATATGCGGCACGGCTCCCTGTTCAACTACCTGCGACGCACCGCGCCCGACCAGCTGGGCCCGGCCGTGCTGTTAGATATGTGCATACAG GTGTGTAGAGGAATGGCGTATTtagaaaaacataattatatacatCGAGATTTAGCTGCTAGAAATTGTTTGGTTGGCGATGCACTAGTCGTaaag gtCGCAGACTTTGGCTTAGCACGATACGTTCTAGATGACCAATACACGAGTTCGGGAGGTACAAAATTCCCCATCAAATGGGCGCCGCCTGAAGTCCTCAACTACACGCGGTTCTCGTCTAAATCCGATGTCTGGGCTTTCG GTGTGCTAATGTGGGAAGTGTTCACATGTGGCAAGGTGCCGTACGGTCGCATGAAAAATTCCGAAGTAGTAGAGATGGTTCAAAGAGGACAGGTGCTGGAAAAACCAAAAGGCTGTTTAAACGAAATATATAAT GTGATGAAGGCGTGCTGGCGGCATCTGCCGGAGGAGCGGCCGGCGTTCCGCGCGCTGCGGGAGGAGCTGTCTGCGGTGGCGGCGGCCGTGCTGGCGGACTGA
- the LOC121728792 gene encoding tyrosine-protein kinase Btk29A isoform X2 — MLQAKSEDEPMVTKKKSKIACLSLSSFLPALEAVVTMPGGGAPPGTPSAKLKEKPRIKVVVALYPFKAIEAGDLSLEKGAEYEVIDDSQEHWWKVKDEHGSVGYIPSNYVKEKETIGLQKYEWYVGEMSRQRAESLLKQEDKEGCFVVRNSSTKGMYTLSLFTKVNHPQTKHYHIKQNARGEFYLSDKHCCASIPELINYHKHNSGGLCSRLKATPCDRPAPPTAGLSHDKWEIDPGELVLLEELGAGQFGVVRRGRLRGRIDTAVKMMKEGTMSEDDFIDEAKVMMNLKHDNLVQLYGVCSKHRPIYIVTEYMRHGSLFNYLRRTAPDQLGPAVLLDMCIQVCRGMAYLEKHNYIHRDLAARNCLVGDALVVKVADFGLARYVLDDQYTSSGGTKFPIKWAPPEVLNYTRFSSKSDVWAFGVLMWEVFTCGKVPYGRMKNSEVVEMVQRGQVLEKPKGCLNEIYNVMKACWRHLPEERPAFRALREELSAVAAAVLAD; from the exons ATGTTGCAGGCCAAGTCCGAAGACGAGCCAATGGTTACCAAAAAGAAGTCGAAAATAGCGTGTCTGTCGCTATCGTCCTTCCTACCGGCGTTAGAGG CAGTAGTCACCATGCCAGGGGGAGGTGCGCCCCCCGGCACGCCTTCAGCTAAGCTAAAG GAGAAACCAAGGATAAAAGTTGTGGTCGCGCTCTACCCGTTCAAAGCGATCGAGGCTGGCGACTTGTCACTAGAGAAG ggtGCGGAATATGAAGTAATAGATGATTCTCAGGAGCATTGGTGGAAAGTCAAAGATGAACACGG gTCAGTGGGCTACATTCCAAGTAATTATGTGAAGGAGAAGGAAACTATAGGATTGCAGAAATATGA ATGGTACGTGGGTGAGATGTCGCGGCAGCGCGCCGAGTCGCTTCTCAAGCAGGAGGACAAGGAGGGCTGCTTCGTCGTACGCAACTCCTCCACCAAGGGCATGTACACGCTGTCCTTGTTCACTAAAGT GAATCATCCTCAAACGAAGCACTATCACATAAAGCAAAACGCGCGCGGCGAGTTCTACCTGTCGGACAAGCACTGCTGCGCGAGCATCCCCGAGCTCATCAACTACCACAAACACAACAGCGGCGGGCTGTGCTCGCGGCTCAAGGCCACGCCCTGCgaccgccccgccccgcccaccGCCGGACTCTCACACG ACAAATGGGAGATCGACCCGGGCGAGTTGGTCCTGCTGGAGGAGCTCGGCGCGGGCCAGTTCGGCGTGGTGCGGCGCGGGCGGCTGCGCGGTCGCATCGACACCGCCGTCAAGATGATGAAGGAGGGCACCATGTCAGAGGACGACTTCATAGACGAGGCCAAAGTCATGAT GAACCTAAAGCACGATAATCTAGTGCAACTGTACGGAGTGTGCTCCAAACACCGGCCGATCTACATAGTGACAGAGTATATGCGGCACGGCTCCCTGTTCAACTACCTGCGACGCACCGCGCCCGACCAGCTGGGCCCGGCCGTGCTGTTAGATATGTGCATACAG GTGTGTAGAGGAATGGCGTATTtagaaaaacataattatatacatCGAGATTTAGCTGCTAGAAATTGTTTGGTTGGCGATGCACTAGTCGTaaag gtCGCAGACTTTGGCTTAGCACGATACGTTCTAGATGACCAATACACGAGTTCGGGAGGTACAAAATTCCCCATCAAATGGGCGCCGCCTGAAGTCCTCAACTACACGCGGTTCTCGTCTAAATCCGATGTCTGGGCTTTCG GTGTGCTAATGTGGGAAGTGTTCACATGTGGCAAGGTGCCGTACGGTCGCATGAAAAATTCCGAAGTAGTAGAGATGGTTCAAAGAGGACAGGTGCTGGAAAAACCAAAAGGCTGTTTAAACGAAATATATAAT GTGATGAAGGCGTGCTGGCGGCATCTGCCGGAGGAGCGGCCGGCGTTCCGCGCGCTGCGGGAGGAGCTGTCTGCGGTGGCGGCGGCCGTGCTGGCGGACTGA
- the LOC121728792 gene encoding tyrosine-protein kinase Btk29A isoform X3, which produces MPGGGAPPGTPSAKLKEKPRIKVVVALYPFKAIEAGDLSLEKGAEYEVIDDSQEHWWKVKDEHGSVGYIPSNYVKEKETIGLQKYEWYVGEMSRQRAESLLKQEDKEGCFVVRNSSTKGMYTLSLFTKVNHPQTKHYHIKQNARGEFYLSDKHCCASIPELINYHKHNSGGLCSRLKATPCDRPAPPTAGLSHDKWEIDPGELVLLEELGAGQFGVVRRGRLRGRIDTAVKMMKEGTMSEDDFIDEAKVMMNLKHDNLVQLYGVCSKHRPIYIVTEYMRHGSLFNYLRRTAPDQLGPAVLLDMCIQVCRGMAYLEKHNYIHRDLAARNCLVGDALVVKVADFGLARYVLDDQYTSSGGTKFPIKWAPPEVLNYTRFSSKSDVWAFGVLMWEVFTCGKVPYGRMKNSEVVEMVQRGQVLEKPKGCLNEIYNVMKACWRHLPEERPAFRALREELSAVAAAVLAD; this is translated from the exons ATGCCAGGGGGAGGTGCGCCCCCCGGCACGCCTTCAGCTAAGCTAAAG GAGAAACCAAGGATAAAAGTTGTGGTCGCGCTCTACCCGTTCAAAGCGATCGAGGCTGGCGACTTGTCACTAGAGAAG ggtGCGGAATATGAAGTAATAGATGATTCTCAGGAGCATTGGTGGAAAGTCAAAGATGAACACGG gTCAGTGGGCTACATTCCAAGTAATTATGTGAAGGAGAAGGAAACTATAGGATTGCAGAAATATGA ATGGTACGTGGGTGAGATGTCGCGGCAGCGCGCCGAGTCGCTTCTCAAGCAGGAGGACAAGGAGGGCTGCTTCGTCGTACGCAACTCCTCCACCAAGGGCATGTACACGCTGTCCTTGTTCACTAAAGT GAATCATCCTCAAACGAAGCACTATCACATAAAGCAAAACGCGCGCGGCGAGTTCTACCTGTCGGACAAGCACTGCTGCGCGAGCATCCCCGAGCTCATCAACTACCACAAACACAACAGCGGCGGGCTGTGCTCGCGGCTCAAGGCCACGCCCTGCgaccgccccgccccgcccaccGCCGGACTCTCACACG ACAAATGGGAGATCGACCCGGGCGAGTTGGTCCTGCTGGAGGAGCTCGGCGCGGGCCAGTTCGGCGTGGTGCGGCGCGGGCGGCTGCGCGGTCGCATCGACACCGCCGTCAAGATGATGAAGGAGGGCACCATGTCAGAGGACGACTTCATAGACGAGGCCAAAGTCATGAT GAACCTAAAGCACGATAATCTAGTGCAACTGTACGGAGTGTGCTCCAAACACCGGCCGATCTACATAGTGACAGAGTATATGCGGCACGGCTCCCTGTTCAACTACCTGCGACGCACCGCGCCCGACCAGCTGGGCCCGGCCGTGCTGTTAGATATGTGCATACAG GTGTGTAGAGGAATGGCGTATTtagaaaaacataattatatacatCGAGATTTAGCTGCTAGAAATTGTTTGGTTGGCGATGCACTAGTCGTaaag gtCGCAGACTTTGGCTTAGCACGATACGTTCTAGATGACCAATACACGAGTTCGGGAGGTACAAAATTCCCCATCAAATGGGCGCCGCCTGAAGTCCTCAACTACACGCGGTTCTCGTCTAAATCCGATGTCTGGGCTTTCG GTGTGCTAATGTGGGAAGTGTTCACATGTGGCAAGGTGCCGTACGGTCGCATGAAAAATTCCGAAGTAGTAGAGATGGTTCAAAGAGGACAGGTGCTGGAAAAACCAAAAGGCTGTTTAAACGAAATATATAAT GTGATGAAGGCGTGCTGGCGGCATCTGCCGGAGGAGCGGCCGGCGTTCCGCGCGCTGCGGGAGGAGCTGTCTGCGGTGGCGGCGGCCGTGCTGGCGGACTGA